The following proteins are co-located in the Halictus rubicundus isolate RS-2024b chromosome 1, iyHalRubi1_principal, whole genome shotgun sequence genome:
- the LOC143359100 gene encoding uncharacterized protein LOC143359100 — translation MRPIGCTLACLLLAVTFSKCIETVRADELDHGQHLQDKVSKILPISKDGVDPDVLVVTEFLDGLIDGGEGQESTRQARTFGVKRIQFMLMPMVYKMGVMMTMLTVLTVISLKGLLIGVALLVLKLSTIIAKFTSGWQQNTSSQPIHVHVHNVPPFGQNHAYSGWMPHSGPENDDHYYYRG, via the exons ATGCGGCCGATTGGTTGCACGCTCGCGTGCCTGCTGCTCGCGGTCACTTTTTCGAAATGCATCGAGACCGTTCGAGCCGACGAGCTGGACCACGGCCAACATCTACAAGACAAAGTCTCCAAGATTTTGCCCATTTCCAAGGACGGCGTCGACCCTGATGTGCTAGTGGTCACGGAGTTCTTGGATGGACTGATCGATGGGGGTGAAGGTCAAG AGTCGACCAGACAAGCGAGAACGTTCGGAGTGAAGCGCATACAATTCATGCTGATGCCGATGGTGTACAAAATGGGAGTGATGATGACGATGCTCACAGTATTGACGGTGATCTCGCTGAAAGGACTGCTCATCG GTGTGGCCCTGCTGGTGCTGAAGCTGAGCACCATAATAGCAAAGTTCACATCCGGCTGGCAGCAGAACACATCATCACAGCCGATCCACGTGCACGTGCATAACGTTCCTCCATTCGGTCAGAATCACGCGTACAGCGGCTGGATGCCGCACAGCGGTCCAGAAAACGACGATCATTATTATTACAGAGGATAA
- the LOC143359029 gene encoding uncharacterized protein LOC143359029 gives MNGPETLVWWLCFAIAANKFVAADQDRKDFAKSNGTLQFDISRGIRFRLADNETTIVVRMSSLLTESEMEQRGEGRLKFKGILSRIGSAMMMAPLLMQILMLPATLASIKFSLLRSIIVGKLALLMILYNMLKNSQTSEVVVVHKPEYHEHYYHSYHQPEDDDEGLLGR, from the exons ATGAACGGACCGGAAACGCTGGTCTGGTGGCTCTGTTTCGCAATCGCGGCCAACAAATTTGTTGCGGCCGATCAGGATCGAAAGGATTTCGCGAAGTCGAACGGGACCCTGCAGTTCGATATATCTCGAGGGATCAGGTTCCGCCTCGCGGACAACGAGACCACTATCGTCGTGCGAATGTCGTCTCTGTTGACAG AGAGCGAGATGGAGCAGAGGGGCGAGGGAAGATTGAAGTTCAAAGGTATTTTGAGCAGGATCGGATCTGCGATGATGATGGCCCCCTTGCTCATGCAG ATACTGATGCTGCCAGCCACTCTCGCCTCGATAAAGTTCAGCCTGCTGCGTAGCATCATCGTGGGAAAACTGGCGTTGCTGATGATCCTCTACAACATGTTGAAGAACTCGCAAACCTCGGAGGTGGTCGTGGTCCATAAACCTGAATACCACGAGCACTATTATCACAGTTATCATCAACCGGAAGACGACGACGAGGGTCTGCTGGGAAGATGA
- the LOC143358965 gene encoding uncharacterized protein LOC143358965, translating into MIGKILCLCCVFWGNFAMGDENVDDRPYQFSFNITDFQHRFEKKDAEGLVTGEYGFITADGVYHETAYATDKDDNFIITRMRNRKITSLKDALEIFKDRPEAAKKLVEAVSKACGGCKIPEIGNNATDSVKPTSTTGASTVPSEETQLQEKNKIPEDPKDSSNLRRGKSLLDAPRRNSTNATSKFPRKEGGDVFYRFNYSITSHEHHEDGFRSGAKDGSYRAQSENGVDTQVKYLSNEFGHQPNISFVPRVNGTEENRLKGYSFLWYWS; encoded by the exons ATGATTGGCAAGATTCTGTGTCTTTGTTGTGTTTTTTGGGGGAATTTTGCGATGGGGGATGAGAATGTGGACGATCGGCCTTATCAGTTCTCGTTCAATATCACCGATTTTCAGCACCGGTTTGAGAAGAAAG ATGCTGAGGGGCTCGTCACAGGGGAATACGGGTTCATAACGGCGGACGGTGTGTACCACGAGACAGCTTATGCTACTGATAAGGACGACAACTTCATTATCACCAGAATGCGAAACAGAAAGATCACCTCCC TGAAGGATGCGCTGGAGATATTCAAGGACAGACCGGAAGCTGCGAAGAAGCTGGTGGAGGCTGTGTCGAAGGCCTGTGGGGGATGCAAGATTCCTGAAATAGGAAACAATGCAACTGACAGCGTGAAACCTACTTCGACAACTGGTGCATCAACTG TACCATCAGAAGAGACACAGCTTCAAGAAAAGAACAAAATCCCAGAAGATCCCAAGGACTCTTCGAACCTGAGAAGAGGAAAAAGCCTCCTGGATGCACCCAGAAGGAACAGCACAAATGCAACGAGCAAATTCCCTCGAAAGGAAGGAGGCGACGTCTTCTACCGCTTCAACTACAGCATCACGTCTCACGAGCATCACGAAGATGGGTTCAGAAGTGGTGCGAAGGACGGCAGCTATCGAGCACAAAGTGAAAATGGTGTCGATACACAGGTGAAGTACCTGTCGAACGAATTCGGTCATCAACCTAACATTTCGTTCGTTCCTCGAGTTAATGGGACAGAGGAGAATCGGTTGAAAGGGTACTCTTTCTTGTGGTACTGGTCTTGA
- the LOC143355083 gene encoding uncharacterized protein LOC143355083 yields the protein MRITVSVLLALGLALCAHCEPIQKKEDKDSAFNCVFEDNTLDCLKTRLARDLDQAELQMAGKLNDPPLSAVIEQTGNYVAEVVDTVQNPEKEELEDQAAGDQVEGRRKKFGKKKQKQLQKLLGLAMLLKAKLGLLLQLLGAHFQVKIVTLSFISFIANMVRLWLDLKKQHPPKVVYYEHAQHQHHYEHDDHDHGHDHDHSYWGRSSAGSAQNLAYSAHVPKSK from the exons ATGAGGATAACCGTTTCCGTTTTACTGGCCCTGGGCCTGGCCCTCTGCGCCCACTGTGAACCGATCCAGAAGAAAGAGGACAAAGACAGTGCCTTCAACTGCGTGTTCGAGGACAATACTCTGGATTGTTTGAAGACCCGATTGGCCAGGGATCTCGATCAAGCCGAACTGCAGATGGCCGGCAAACTGAACGACCCTCCGCTCAGTGCGGTCATCGAGCAGACCGGAAACTACGTCGCGGAGGTCGTCGACACCGTCCAAAACCCCGAGAAAGAGGAGCTAGAAGACCAAGCTGCTGGCGATCAAG TGGAAGGACGGAGGAAGAAGTTCGgcaagaagaagcagaagcagcTGCAGAAACTGCTCGGCCTGGCGATGCTGCTGAAAGCGAAGTTGGGTCTGCTGCTGCAGTTGCTCGGCGCCCACTTCCAGGTGAAGATAGTCACCCTCTCCTTCATCAGCTTCATCGCCAACATGGTCAGACTGTGGCTGGACCTGAAGAAACAACACCCGCCGAAAGTGGTCTACTACGAGCACGCGCAACACCAGCACCACTACGAGCACGATGATCACGATCACGGTCACGATCATGATCACAGCTACTGGGGACGATCCTCGGCCGGTTCTGCTCAGAATCTCGCTTACTCCGCCCACGTTCCCAAAAGCAAATAG